A single Streptomyces sp. 2114.4 DNA region contains:
- a CDS encoding helix-turn-helix transcriptional regulator translates to MDAPTETDVAHVAAAIGDPSRAKVLLALAGGGALPASALAAEAGVSNSTISGHLAKLLDARLLTVELDGRHRYYRLATTDVARALEQLAAIARPLPVRSLNADTRAKALWRARLCYDHLAGRLGVAVMSALRERDILAAERTVRSGGATDPSADSPPSAGATAPEAGAAATDVVYVLTPHGRRELTAFGVETDRLPRRRAAVRYCVDWAEQRHHLAGALGAALTARLFALEWLRHGTYRRVVHLTDAGRDGLATTFGVPVDRLG, encoded by the coding sequence ATGGATGCCCCGACCGAGACCGACGTGGCCCATGTCGCGGCGGCGATCGGTGACCCCTCCCGCGCCAAGGTGCTGCTGGCCCTCGCCGGGGGCGGCGCACTGCCGGCCAGCGCTCTCGCCGCCGAGGCCGGGGTCAGCAACTCCACCATCAGCGGCCATCTGGCCAAGCTCCTCGACGCCCGGCTGCTGACCGTCGAGCTCGACGGCCGCCACCGCTACTACCGGCTCGCCACCACGGACGTCGCCCGCGCCCTCGAACAGCTCGCCGCGATCGCCCGTCCCCTGCCGGTGCGGTCCCTGAACGCCGACACCCGCGCCAAGGCGCTGTGGCGCGCCCGCCTGTGCTACGACCACCTGGCGGGGCGGCTCGGCGTCGCGGTGATGAGCGCCCTCCGGGAGCGGGACATCCTCGCCGCCGAGCGGACGGTGCGGAGCGGGGGTGCGACGGACCCGAGCGCGGACTCCCCTCCGAGCGCGGGCGCCACGGCCCCGGAGGCGGGTGCCGCCGCCACGGACGTCGTCTACGTCCTCACTCCGCACGGCCGCCGGGAGCTGACCGCCTTCGGCGTCGAGACGGACCGCCTCCCCCGACGCCGGGCGGCCGTCCGCTACTGCGTCGACTGGGCCGAGCAGCGCCACCACCTGGCCGGCGCGCTCGGTGCCGCGCTCACCGCCCGGCTGTTCGCCCTGGAATGGCTGCGCCACGGGACGTACCGCCGCGTCGTGCATCTCACCGACGCCGGGCGGGACGGCCTGGCGACGACCTTCGGCGTCCCGGTCGACCGGCTCGGGTGA